CGGATCGCCTGCTCGCGACTCTGGCCGGTGTTCTGCTCGTGCCGCTGCCAGAACTCGTCCCACCAGTCCGGCGGCTCGACCATCGGCCCCTCGTGTTCGGTGGGTCGGCCAGTCGGCCCTTCCACCACGAGGCTGCCGACATAGTCCGCATCGTCGTAGACCCGCTCGATCTGCGCGGCGATGCCCGCGATGTCCTGCTCGCTGACCTGTCCGTTGCTGGTGGCCTTGTAGAACTGCACCGTCACGCGCACAGGGAAACGCGGGTCGCGTTCAATGGGCAGGTCATCGAATTCGGTGAACGGGCCTTCCACCGGGCCGTGGCCGATGACGGCCTCTTCGACGTCGGGGGCCATGGCCTCCTCGCGCAGCATGCTGGAAGCCACCGAAAACACCACGCCAGTCCGCCGCGGCGGCGTCTTCTGCTTCAGCGGCACCTGGATGAGCATGACCATGTTCAGGCCTGCATCCCCGTCGGCTCGGTCAGCCGCCCGGCCGTCAGTCTGGCCGCTTGCCTGCTGCCCGGCGTGAAAGTCGCTGATCCGCTGGCCGGTCAGGCTCGCCCGCTCACCGGCCTTGTTGAAAAACAGGCGCTGGCCCCACGTGTCGCCCGCCTCGAAGCCGTCGCGCACGTTGTCGATCACCGTCATGCTCGTACCCTCGCGCGTGATCAGTATCGCCAGCACCGCCGGGTTGCCCTGCGTCGACTGGTAGTTGAACAGCACCGGATTGAACACCGCCTCGCCGGCTCGCGGGATTGGCAGGAAGCAGGCCTGGGCGCTGACCAGCACGTGCGTGTCGCGCTCAGCGAGCAGGCTGGTATGCTCGCCCTTCCACGAAGTAGGCTGGCTCATGTACGCCCGCGGGTTCGCCAGCAGTTGGCGCAGCGTGATCCGTTCCAGTTCCCCGTCATCGCGGTGGTTGCCGACCGTGACGAAGAAGCGGTCCAGTTCCACGTCGCCGGTCTTGTCGGTGAAGTTGGGATGACGGATCACCGGCATCAACGAGAGCTGGTACTGCTGCGTCTGCGGATCCTGCTGCTGCACCTGGATGGTCATGTCGGAGATATTCGGTCCCACCGCCGAGTCCTTGAACCGGCCGGTGTCTTCCCATGTGAGGCTGAGCACGTCCAGGCCATGCGCTTCGGCAAGCTGGCGGATATGTGGGTCGTCCGCCATGCCGGCCGTTCGGTCGATCACGCTGCGATAGGCCTGGTACTGCTTGATGGTGGATTCGGACATGGCGATGGTTTCCCCGGATGTAACTTGCTGGCCGACCAGACCTCCTGCGAGCATAAGCAGCAGAACCAACAACAGGCAAGCAGAATTCGACGAAACGAAACGCGTCGGACACATGGCGGGCTCCTTTTCCCAGCAGCTTGGCGAGCAATCCTACTGCTTAGTTCAGACGCCGATGTGAGCCCCAGGTTCCAGCAAATTCCCACGCAGCCATCATTGACGACGTGACCCGCTTTCGCGGCGGCTCGATCTACTTCGGCTGGGTTGCATCCTCGGATTCCGGTCGATCGGGTTCGTCCGCCGCCGGTCGAGTAATCCGGATGCGGTTGCCCGGCCGAATGTGGATCGTGCCGTCCATGAGCTTGAGGTTGGGCGCTTCGAGGCTGAAGGTGGCCCTCTGTTGTGGCAGTGAGATCACGGCCTGGAGGGTGATGGGCCCTTCGATCAATCCAGGTCGAACCTCGGCCGGCGCTTCGAGCTCCCATTGCACCGTCAGCGCCAAGGTCTGCTCGTCCCGGGCTTTCAACGTCGCCTCATGCACGACGACGACGCGGGGTTCGCCATCTGCCGTGGTCGTCGTCACCCGCATGGCGGGACGCTGTTCCAGCGAACGAAGTCGCAGCGTGCCGGCGGTGCTGTCCCATTGAACCTCTCCCGGTTCCATCCGCAGTGCTTCATCGGGCACGAGTTGATGGCCCGCAATCATGCCAGCCACCAGCGCCACCACCTCCCGGCCTGGGGCGTCCTTCAGACCCGAAGCCAACCATGACAGGTCATGCGCAGGTGCCGGGAGCCTGGCTGGCTCAGGCGCACGCTGGTCAGCGCCAGCAGCCGGCTCGTCGATCGTCGGCGGCGACGAACAACCGAACGTGGCCAGCGTCATCAGCAATCCCACGAACGTCCGCAGTCCACGATGAGTCATGCATCATCTCCCCGGCAAGTCCTGCTGTTGTTAAACGATGCCGAGCGCGGCGAGAATCATCGGCCGTTGCGGGTGCTGCTCGATCCACCGCTGCACATCGCACAGGCGGGCGTACTCCACTTCGCCAAGCTGCTCACGCAGGCGACGCTGCTCGGCCTGCGCCTGCCGGTCGCGTCGAACCGCCGCCTGCCACGCCTCGGTGAAGACGAAGTGCACGTCGTCGTGCAGATTGTGCTGCTTGAGCGTGTCCCATTCGTCGCGATCGAACCAGATGCCGCCGCAGTGCCCGCAGCGGTCCAGGTGAAAGGCGAAGCCCTTGCCCACCTGCCGACGAATCAGAAACGTGCCACACTCGGGGCAGCGCTTGCCCGGCCCGCTGTCGGCGGCAGGCGGCTGCGTCGTTTTCGCATCGGGTTCGATGGGCGGCAGGCTCTCGCCCTGCTTCTGCCGCCACTGCCAGTACTGGAACGCCCGCACCCAGTGGCCGCCGCAGGCGGTGCAGGCGCTGGTGATGAGATTCGCATCCAGTTCATCACGCGTGAGCTGTGATTCCTGACAGGCGGGACATCGCATGATGAAAACCTTCCCTCGTGTTCAGGGTGAAACGTCGAACCAGTCGAAAATCGAGCTCAGGTCCACATCCGGCCAGTCGAGCCAGGACAGGTCCACGTCGAACCAGAATGAGCCTGTTTCGCCTGCCAGGTCCCGGGCCAGTTCGACTTTCATCGCTGCGTAGTCGCAGGTCTCGCCGCGGGCCTGGTGCCAGGTCAGAAAATCCGCGGCCGAGCAGAAGAAGCAGTATGCCCAGCAGTGCACATCCACGATGTAGCCGGCATCCAGCGCCGCCCGGCGGACCTGCGCGGGCTTGTAGTGCTTCTGCTTGCCATGCCGGCGGACGAGCTTTTCGCCCACGTCGCTGATCAGCGCCTTCTTGTCGGCTGGCTGCATCGGGCAGGTCATAAAGTGGACGCGTCACCTGTCGCGGGATTCGCCTGGGCCGCCTGATCGCTTGTGGGCGTCGCAGCGCTGCCATCGCGGGTGATGTTCGCCGCCGAGCCGAGCCCTTGCAGATCCGTGCCCGTCAGGCCGATCTCTTTCAGCAATGAGTCGAGCAGTGGTGCCTGCCCGCGGTAGCGCAGCGCCGAGTTCACCACCTGGTCCGCGAGGCTGCCGTCGCCCGCGCTTGCGTGGCCGTTGCTCGAACCGTTGGCCGTACCGCCACCACCACCGCCGCCCCCGCCAAGCCCCTCGACCTGGTAAATCTTGATGCCGTCGATCCGCTCCATCGGCTTGACCGATTCGCGAATGATCGCTTCGAGATTGCGCACCACCGTCATCTTGATCTGCATCTCGATGATCTCCGGGGCGAGCACATTTTCCGCCTCGTTGAGCATGCGCTTGCCGTCGGCGTCCACCTTGTATCGCTCGGCGGCGGCCTCGGCCTCCAGGCGAACCTTGTCCGCTTCCGCCTGCGCCTGCGTGCGAACCGCCTCCGCGCGGTCCTCGGCCGCGGTGCGGTCGGCATGGGCTTGCACCTTCACACCAATCGCGTCACGCTCCGCTTCCTCCGCCGCCTTCACCAGCTCGATCGCCTTGCGACGCTCGGCAATCTCCGTCTCACGCGAGGTCACCACCTGCTCCTCCGCCTTGGCCGCAATCGCACGAGCCTTGTCCGCCTCGGCCTCGGCTTGCGACTGGGCCTTGCTCTTTTCCGCGATCGCAATGGCACGATCCTGGTCGGCCAACTCAACCGCACGCGCTTTGCCGATTTCACGCTCGCGAAGCTGACGGTCCTTGTCGATCCGCTCCTCTTCCACCGCACGTTCGGACAAAATGCCCGCCTGATCCACCCGCTGCTTCGCCGCGATGCGAGCCTCTTCCGCCTCACGCTGCTTCTCGGCTTCCTCTCGTTCCGTCGCCGCCTTCTCCTCCGCACGACGCACGGCAATCTCGCGGGCCTGCATCATCTTGGCATATTCTTCTTCACGATCGAGTTCGAGCTTTTTCTGCTCCGTCTCGAGGTCTTTCATATGAATCTGCACCTGCGTCGACCGCTCGATATCGTTGCGCTGCTTGCGGCGCGCTTCGATTTCCTCCGTCAGGCGGGTCAAGCCCTGCGCGTCGAACGCGTTGTTGGGATTGAAAAAGGTCTGGTCGGTCTGGTCCAGCGCCGTCAGTGACACCGACTCTAACTCCAGGCCGTTTTTAAGCAGATCTTCGCTTACCGCGTGTTGCACTTTCTGCACGAAGTCGACGCGGTTCTCGTGCAGTTCTTCCATGCTCATGCCCGCCGCCACGGCGCGCAGCGCGTCGACGAACTTGCCCTCAACCAGTTCCTTGAGCGCCTGCGGGTTGGTCGTCCGTCGGCCGAGCGTCTGGGCGGCGTCGGCGATGGCGTCGGCGTTAGGCTTGACACGCACGTAGAACTCGGCCCGCACGTCGACGCGCATGCGGTCGCGGGTGATCAGCGCCGCCTCAGCGCCGCGCTGCACCTCCAGTCGCTGCGTGTTCATGTTGACGGGGATCACTTCGTGGAGGACGGGAAACACGAGCGCGCCGCCGTTCATGATCACCTTTTGCCCGCGAAAGCCGGTGCGGACGAAGCTGATTTCCTTCGACGCCCGGTGGTACAGTCGGGAGATGACCAGCCCGATGAAAATGAGCACGAACAATGCCGCGACCGAGCCGAGCACGATGAGAAAGGCCGTGTTTTCGAACATCAGTCAATTCCTTCCAGATCAAGAGAAGCAAACACGTGTGAAAGGGGAAGGCCCCCCAGAAAAAACGGGTGTGGGCGTGATGGCCCCCGATTGTCGATGCGCCGCGTCGCGAACATTTCGGATCATGTTGGAATCATGTCGTCGTCTCCTGGTCGACCAGTGCATTGCTGGGATTCTCGATGGCGAGGAAGCGCGGGCCGTCACGCTTCACCAGCAGCACGTGGATGCCTTGGTCGAAGACGGCGTCGTCGCTGTCGGGTTCGACCATGACGTAATGCGTCTGGCCATGCTGATCGCGCAGCTTTGCCTGGGCGGGCGAGCCGCGTCGCGCGGTGCCGAGCGTGATCTGCGCCACTCGGCCGACGAAGCTGTCCACCCCCACCGCCGAGGTTTCATCCTTGGGAATGATTTTCGCCAGCAGCATGCCGGTGTAATGCACGACAAACATCGCCGCGATGAACGCCGGCACGACCGCCAACACCGCCGGCAGCAGCATGCCGGTCAATCCCTCGGCAAACATTTGCACGAACAGCCCCGCCATCCCGAACGCAAACAGAAACAGCGCCAGCAGGATCAGCACTGGCACTCGGCCGATGTGCATCCAACCCATCAGCTTCGCCACCGGCCCGTGCGACGCGACGTCGCCGAGGTCCAGATCGCCGTCCGCCGTGGTCAGGTCGAACGTGTTGATGTCCAGGTCCGCGTCGATGTCCACGTCCGGCAGCACCGCATCGAGAAAACTCGACGCCCCCATGCCCAGCACCGTCGTCACACCCTCCAACAACCCCAGCAGCACCATCACCCCCAGAGCAATGGTGAACGGCAGGTTCTCGGTAGCGAGCAGGAACTCGAACATGATCACGTCCCGATCGGTTTCACGTTGCAGGTTTCACGATTCAGCTGACAAGCATGAGCACAACCTGAAGCCCGCAACCTGAACGTGGAACCATTATGACTTCTTCGCCCGTGCCTTCGCCGCCGCGAGGCGTTCTTCGATGCGGTGCTTTCGGGAGAGGTCTTCCAACTCGGCCAGCTGGCCCGACTGCTTCAAACTGGTGTCCAGTCCTCCCAAGCCGGTCTGCCGTTCGAGCACACGATCAAACGCTGAGCCGGCTTTGGAAACGCGCGACTCGACGTCACTGCCGGGGCGTGATTGGCCGTCGCTGCCCGTCGCCACGCCGGTTGTTTTCGCCGCCTCGGCCCGGCTCTTACGGAACTCGCGAAGCTCTTCCTTCATCTCACGCTTCTTCGCCTGCAGCGCTGCGATATAGCCTTCCAGCTCTTTCTCTTCGCCGGCGCAGTCATTGATGGTGGTTTCGAGCACAGGCACTTGCGCTTCGAGGTCGAGCTGCTGCGCAATCGCCGCCTCGGCCAGTTCCTCACGCCCCTGCTCGACAGCGAGGTCGATCTGCTCAGCCAGCTTTTCATGCCGACCGTTCGCATCGCTGAGCCGACGCGTCGCAAGATGCTTGTTCGCCACGGTCTTGCCCAACTCGGCCCGCACCTCGTCGATCGCGCCGTCGACTTCGCGGATGGCCTCTTCCATGACCATCTCCGGCGCGGCGTTCTCCATCGAGTCGATGAGCTGATTGAACCCGCCACTGATGATGCGTCCAACTCGAGCGGTGATGCCTTCCTTCATGACGAATCTCCTTGTTCGACTGGTTCGACGTTTGGTTCGATGTCGTCCGAATTCAACCACGAAGGCACGAAGCACACGAAGAAATCACCGAGGTGAGAGCAGCCGACCCGGTTGAAAAGTCAAAGCACGACGCCCGAGACGCCCCCCTGCTTCCTGCATGCTTTCTGCGTGATTCTGGTGCATCCATGGCTATTTTTCATCACTATCGCGCATGGTCTCGATCACCCGGGCGAGTTCCATGATCGGCTCAAGCCGACGGGCGATGGTCTTTGGGTCGTAACAGCGGCACTGACGCGTGACGCCCAGGCGCAGCACCGCTTCGAGCAGGCCGAACACACGGTCGGCAAACTCGCGTTCCAGATCCAGCAGCGATTGGCTGTCGTCATCGTCCGCCCCCGTCGCATCATGATGGATGGGACCGGTCATCGCCGTGGCCAGCGCTTCAGGCAGCCAGTCTTCCACGGCGGCGACCAGATCAGAGTGTACCTGAAGCCGGTGCTCCACGTCACGCAGGCGCTGCCGGGCCGGCCGCAGCAGTTGTTCAGATAAAGCCAAGGCCCGGCGGAAGTCCCCCGACCCTTCCTGGCGAAGCCGGGCCTCGGCAATGATGGCGCGAAGCTTATCACTGGGCGTGACGGCCCCCGGCACGTCGAGGCCCGCAATAAAAGCGGCATCATCTTCCGGCACCCGCACGCTCATCGTCACGGACTTCATGGAATGGCCTTTCGCAAACCTTGCCACCCGGCGACGCACGCTTGATCTCAAGTCTCCCTTCAAATGTAATCAGACGTATGCATTTGTCAACAACTTCTAATCGAAATCGGATAATTTCGTCAACCCTGCGCATAACTGCATGAAAACCCAATATTTTTTGCTGAAATGTTCCTGCGTTTCCGTTTTCGTATGCATACACACGCCGCAGGAACGTATCCCGCCGAGCGTCTTTCAGCCAGGCGGCGTGCCATCGAATGTCAGGACAACAGAATCCCGCGGGGGATGAGGCGATACAATGCATGTCATGTCCACTCGTACTGGCAGCGGGGACGTGAAGCAGGCTGTGCAAGACCTGTTGCATGATGCACTGGCTCGCCGTGCATCCGATGTTCATCTTGAGCCGACCGGGGAGGGTTACGAGATCCGTAGCCGCGTCGACGGCATGCTCAAGCCAATTGATCGGCTCGACGCCGCGACGGGACGTGGCTACGTCAATCGGCTGATGGTGGCTGCGGGACTTCTGACCTACCACCTCGACGTGCCCCAGGAAGGCCAGTTCCGAATCGAACTGGACACCTCGGCCGAGCGCGTGAAGGCACTCGACCTGCGGCTGGCCATCATGCCCACCACGCACGGGCTGCGGGCGGTGGTTCGTTTGCCCGCGGAGCTGCTCCAGCCGCGCTCGCTGGAGACGCTTGACCTGCCCGCCGCGACGTACGACATATTGCAACACTTTGCGGCGGCCGACGGTGGCATGCTGCTGATGTGCGGCCCCGCCGGTTCGGGTAAGACAACAACCATTTATGCGCTGCTGGAACACATCGTTCAGCGGTCGAGCGGCTTGAGCGTGATCAGTCTTGAAGATCCGGTGGAACGCGACCTGCCGGGGGTCACGCAGATCGAAGTGACGCCGTTCGGCAACCTGACTTACGAAACGGCCTTGCGCAGCATTCTTCGGCAGGACCCGCAGGTGTTGGCGCTGGGGGAGATACGCGACCGCGCCACCGCTTCGATTGCCGTGCAGGCGGCGCTGTCGGGCCATCGCCTGGTGTCGACGCTGCACGCGGGCTCGCCGGAGGGGGCGGTGGTACGGCTGTTGGAGATGGGGCTCGAGCCTTACCAGGTGGCGTCGAGCCTGTTTGCGGTCGTCTCAACTCGGTTGCTCAGGCGCGGGTCTGCGGAGGCGGGCTATGCCGGCCGCGTGCCGATCGCCGAGGTGACAAGCGTGACGCCCGCCGTGCGGCAGGCCCTCCTCGCACAGGGTGAAGCCGGGGCCATTCGCTCGGCGATCGAGTCCGCGGACGGTTTCGTGTCGCTTCGAGCGGTCGCCGCGTCGCTGGTGCACGCGGGCGTGACCGACGAGGCGGAAGTACAGCGAGCGCTGGGCGGGTAGCCAACCTGCGCCTTGCAACGAACGTGCAGGCGGTGGATGATGTGTGGGACGACCCCTACCTTCCGGCCCAATCAAATTGGGGAGCGTTGATGACACAAGCCCACGATCCGCACGACGCGTCCGACGTGACGTTGCAGCGCCGCACATTTCGTTACGAAGCGCAGAGTCCTGACGGTCACGCCCTGGCCGGTACGATTGAAGCCGACACAGCCGACGAGGCGCGCCACTCATTGTCGGACATGGGCGTTCGGCTGGTCGAGTTCGAGATGCAGGACGAAACAGCCGCCCGCTCGCGCCCGCTGCACGGCGGACACTTCGCCGCGTTCAATCAACAGCTCGCCCAACTCACCGCCGCGGGCCTGCCGGTGGAACGCGGCCTGCGGCTGATTGCGCGCGACATGAACAACCCACGCCTCGCGCAGACGGTCAACGACGTGGCGACGGAACTGGAACAGGGGGCGTCGCTGCCCGAGGCGTTCGACCGGCATCGCCAGAAGTTTCCGCGGCTTTACGGACGCCTGGTCGACGCGGGTGTACGCGCCATCCAACTGCCGGCCGTGCTGTTCAACCTCGGCCAGCACCTGGAACTGATTCAACGCCTGCACGCCACGCTCTGGCGCGCAGCCGCCTACCCGATTGTCGTGCTCGCGGGCATCGTGGCCGTGATGGTGTTTCTGGGCGTTGTTATCGTGCCGGGGTTTCGTGATGTCTTTCGTGATTTCGATATGCAACTGCCTGTGCAGACCGAGTTCGTCTTCGCCGTGTCCGAGTGGATGCCAGCGATCGCGGTGCTCGTGGTCGTGCTGCTGGTCGGCGGCGTGATGGGATGGAAGTTGCTCACCTGGAATGGACGGGCACAGGCGGTCAGCGATCAATTTTTCATGCCATGGCCCCTGCTTGGCCCGGTGCTGCGAGCGAACCTGGTAGCGCGTTGGTGCGATGCGGTACGGCTGGGCGTGCAGGCCGGCATGGACCTGCCCGCCGCGCTGGAGTTAGCAGGTGAAGCGGTGAACTCGCCGCTGGTGCGACGGGATGTACGGGCCCTGCGCGAGACGCTCGAAGCGGGCCAGCCGCTCGACGAACACCCCCGCCTGGCGGTGATCCCGGCGACGGTTCCCGCGGCGATCCACCTGGCCTCACAGCGGCACGACCTGGCGGAGATGATGGAGAACCTTGCCCGGATGTACCAGCAGCAGGCCGAGCTGCGCCTGACCACCTTGCAGATCACGCTCACCCCCCTGCTGCTGGTGGTGCTGGCATTGATCATCGGCACGGTGGTCAGCGCGATGTTTCTGCCGTTGATTCAGTTGATGCAATCGGTCATGTGACGCTGATAAGGAACTCGCACAGCATGACGACGATTTTCCGATTGACGAGCCTCGCTGTGGCGGCCCTGTTCTGGATGGTGGCCGGCGTGGTGGTCATGTTCGCGATCATGATGGTCATGACTGTACTGGGCGTCACCATCGGCCCAATATTTCTAATCGGCGGACCGGCCGGGGGGCTGCTGCTGCTGGTCATGCTGGGCGTTATCGCCAGGCGTGTCCGTGAGCGCCGGGCGATGCTGGTGTTAAGCCACCTCGAACAGACGATCCGCCTCAACCTGCCCCTACCCGCGATGCTGCACGCGGCAGCGGTCAGCGAAAATGGCAAGGCGCGTTTACGCTTCAGCCGCTTGCGCGAGGCGATTGAAACCGGCAGTAGCCTTGGCGATGCGGTAGCGGCCCAGGTTCCGGAACTGCCCTCGCGTGCGGTTTCTCTGATCGCGGTCGGCGAGCGGTTGGGAC
The Phycisphaerales bacterium AB-hyl4 genome window above contains:
- a CDS encoding zf-TFIIB domain-containing protein, which produces MRCPACQESQLTRDELDANLITSACTACGGHWVRAFQYWQWRQKQGESLPPIEPDAKTTQPPAADSGPGKRCPECGTFLIRRQVGKGFAFHLDRCGHCGGIWFDRDEWDTLKQHNLHDDVHFVFTEAWQAAVRRDRQAQAEQRRLREQLGEVEYARLCDVQRWIEQHPQRPMILAALGIV
- a CDS encoding flotillin family protein, with the translated sequence MFENTAFLIVLGSVAALFVLIFIGLVISRLYHRASKEISFVRTGFRGQKVIMNGGALVFPVLHEVIPVNMNTQRLEVQRGAEAALITRDRMRVDVRAEFYVRVKPNADAIADAAQTLGRRTTNPQALKELVEGKFVDALRAVAAGMSMEELHENRVDFVQKVQHAVSEDLLKNGLELESVSLTALDQTDQTFFNPNNAFDAQGLTRLTEEIEARRKQRNDIERSTQVQIHMKDLETEQKKLELDREEEYAKMMQAREIAVRRAEEKAATEREEAEKQREAEEARIAAKQRVDQAGILSERAVEEERIDKDRQLREREIGKARAVELADQDRAIAIAEKSKAQSQAEAEADKARAIAAKAEEQVVTSRETEIAERRKAIELVKAAEEAERDAIGVKVQAHADRTAAEDRAEAVRTQAQAEADKVRLEAEAAAERYKVDADGKRMLNEAENVLAPEIIEMQIKMTVVRNLEAIIRESVKPMERIDGIKIYQVEGLGGGGGGGGGTANGSSNGHASAGDGSLADQVVNSALRYRGQAPLLDSLLKEIGLTGTDLQGLGSAANITRDGSAATPTSDQAAQANPATGDASTL
- a CDS encoding type II secretion system F family protein, whose protein sequence is MTQAHDPHDASDVTLQRRTFRYEAQSPDGHALAGTIEADTADEARHSLSDMGVRLVEFEMQDETAARSRPLHGGHFAAFNQQLAQLTAAGLPVERGLRLIARDMNNPRLAQTVNDVATELEQGASLPEAFDRHRQKFPRLYGRLVDAGVRAIQLPAVLFNLGQHLELIQRLHATLWRAAAYPIVVLAGIVAVMVFLGVVIVPGFRDVFRDFDMQLPVQTEFVFAVSEWMPAIAVLVVVLLVGGVMGWKLLTWNGRAQAVSDQFFMPWPLLGPVLRANLVARWCDAVRLGVQAGMDLPAALELAGEAVNSPLVRRDVRALRETLEAGQPLDEHPRLAVIPATVPAAIHLASQRHDLAEMMENLARMYQQQAELRLTTLQITLTPLLLVVLALIIGTVVSAMFLPLIQLMQSVM
- a CDS encoding PspA/IM30 family protein — protein: MKEGITARVGRIISGGFNQLIDSMENAAPEMVMEEAIREVDGAIDEVRAELGKTVANKHLATRRLSDANGRHEKLAEQIDLAVEQGREELAEAAIAQQLDLEAQVPVLETTINDCAGEEKELEGYIAALQAKKREMKEELREFRKSRAEAAKTTGVATGSDGQSRPGSDVESRVSKAGSAFDRVLERQTGLGGLDTSLKQSGQLAELEDLSRKHRIEERLAAAKARAKKS
- a CDS encoding YqiJ family protein, coding for MFEFLLATENLPFTIALGVMVLLGLLEGVTTVLGMGASSFLDAVLPDVDIDADLDINTFDLTTADGDLDLGDVASHGPVAKLMGWMHIGRVPVLILLALFLFAFGMAGLFVQMFAEGLTGMLLPAVLAVVPAFIAAMFVVHYTGMLLAKIIPKDETSAVGVDSFVGRVAQITLGTARRGSPAQAKLRDQHGQTHYVMVEPDSDDAVFDQGIHVLLVKRDGPRFLAIENPSNALVDQETTT
- a CDS encoding GspE/PulE family protein gives rise to the protein MSTRTGSGDVKQAVQDLLHDALARRASDVHLEPTGEGYEIRSRVDGMLKPIDRLDAATGRGYVNRLMVAAGLLTYHLDVPQEGQFRIELDTSAERVKALDLRLAIMPTTHGLRAVVRLPAELLQPRSLETLDLPAATYDILQHFAAADGGMLLMCGPAGSGKTTTIYALLEHIVQRSSGLSVISLEDPVERDLPGVTQIEVTPFGNLTYETALRSILRQDPQVLALGEIRDRATASIAVQAALSGHRLVSTLHAGSPEGAVVRLLEMGLEPYQVASSLFAVVSTRLLRRGSAEAGYAGRVPIAEVTSVTPAVRQALLAQGEAGAIRSAIESADGFVSLRAVAASLVHAGVTDEAEVQRALGG